In one Erythrobacteraceae bacterium WH01K genomic region, the following are encoded:
- the rpmF gene encoding 50S ribosomal protein L32 — MAVPKRKVSPHRRGNRRAHDSLKVEAHHECNNCGELKRPHNLCPHCGFYNGREVLAPSL, encoded by the coding sequence ATGGCTGTCCCCAAAAGAAAAGTATCCCCGCATCGCCGTGGCAATCGCCGCGCTCACGATTCGCTGAAGGTCGAGGCACACCACGAGTGCAACAATTGCGGCGAGCTGAAGCGCCCGCACAATCTGTGCCCGCATTGCGGTTTCTACAACGGCCGCGAAGTCCTCGCGCCCAGCCTGTAG
- the cobT gene encoding cobaltochelatase subunit CobT: MSEETPLDLFKRALTGSARAIAREPEVEVAWSADSPSSVGNNFRVPLPGRSLPPEQATEARGFADSFALKLRHHDVALHDRQAPSEPIARAVYDAVEQVRYEALGSNRFSGIAANLDAAVELRTASDPIARAQSESEVPLQTAVALMLREALTGRAVPQRAKAGVDLVRNFIEERVGGDFADLASQAGDQKAFQSLALDMLKNLELTRPEDAPDQSDDDDGEDEDGQEEDEGEDEESGGEDQPNPAEMAGEMEEGEDSGEGESELSGEEEMQDGDLGDEGEEGMQPVRPNRAWTDIPDSFDYTAFTDKFDEEIEAPELCDAEELDRLRAYLDSQLTGLQSVVTKLANRLQRRLMAQQNRSWDFDQEEGLLDAARLARVVISPGQSLSYKTERDTEFKDTVVTLLIDNSGSMRGRPISIAAISADIMARTLERCGVKTEILGFTTRAWKGGQAREAWLADGKPQAPGRLNDLRHILYKKADEPWRRARRNLGLMMREGLLKENIDGEALLWAHDRLLRRPEDRRILMVISDGAPVDDSTLSVNSAGYLEAHLRKVIEWIEKQSPVQLAAIGIGHDVTRYYRRSVTIMDVEQLGGTIIEQLADLFEVEK, translated from the coding sequence ATGAGTGAAGAGACCCCTCTCGACCTGTTCAAGCGGGCGCTGACCGGCAGCGCCCGTGCCATCGCGCGCGAGCCGGAAGTCGAAGTCGCGTGGAGCGCGGACAGCCCGTCATCGGTTGGCAACAATTTCCGCGTTCCGCTGCCGGGCCGCTCGCTCCCGCCCGAACAGGCGACCGAGGCGCGCGGATTTGCCGACAGCTTCGCACTGAAACTGCGCCACCACGACGTGGCGCTGCACGACCGGCAGGCCCCGTCCGAACCGATCGCCCGCGCCGTCTATGATGCGGTCGAGCAGGTGCGTTACGAGGCATTGGGCTCCAACCGTTTCAGCGGGATCGCGGCCAATCTCGATGCGGCGGTCGAACTTCGCACCGCCTCCGATCCCATCGCCCGCGCGCAAAGCGAGAGCGAGGTTCCGCTCCAGACCGCAGTCGCCCTGATGCTGCGCGAGGCATTGACCGGGCGCGCCGTGCCGCAGCGCGCAAAGGCGGGCGTCGACCTGGTCCGCAATTTCATCGAGGAGCGTGTAGGGGGCGACTTCGCCGATCTCGCTTCGCAGGCGGGCGACCAGAAGGCGTTCCAGTCGCTGGCGCTCGACATGTTGAAGAACCTCGAGCTGACGCGTCCCGAGGATGCGCCCGACCAGTCCGACGACGATGATGGCGAGGACGAGGACGGCCAGGAAGAGGACGAAGGCGAAGACGAGGAAAGCGGCGGCGAGGACCAGCCCAACCCGGCGGAAATGGCGGGCGAGATGGAAGAGGGCGAGGATAGCGGCGAAGGCGAGTCCGAACTGTCCGGCGAAGAGGAGATGCAGGACGGCGACCTCGGCGACGAGGGCGAGGAGGGCATGCAGCCCGTTCGCCCGAACCGCGCGTGGACCGATATCCCCGACAGCTTCGACTACACCGCCTTCACCGACAAGTTCGACGAGGAGATCGAGGCGCCCGAGCTGTGCGATGCCGAGGAGCTGGACCGGCTTCGCGCCTATCTCGACAGCCAGCTGACCGGCCTGCAATCGGTGGTGACGAAGCTCGCCAACCGCCTCCAGCGCCGCCTGATGGCGCAGCAGAACCGCAGCTGGGATTTCGACCAGGAAGAAGGCCTGCTCGACGCAGCCCGCCTCGCCCGCGTGGTCATCAGCCCGGGCCAGTCGCTGAGCTACAAGACCGAGCGCGATACCGAGTTCAAGGACACGGTCGTCACCCTGCTGATCGACAATTCGGGCTCGATGCGCGGGCGGCCCATCTCCATCGCGGCAATCAGCGCCGACATCATGGCGCGCACGCTGGAGCGCTGCGGCGTGAAGACCGAGATCCTCGGCTTCACCACCCGCGCATGGAAGGGCGGGCAAGCCCGAGAAGCATGGCTGGCAGACGGCAAGCCGCAGGCACCCGGCCGCCTCAATGATTTGCGCCACATCCTCTACAAGAAGGCCGACGAGCCATGGCGCCGCGCGCGCCGTAATCTCGGCCTGATGATGCGCGAAGGGCTGCTGAAGGAAAACATCGACGGCGAGGCGCTGCTCTGGGCCCACGACCGCCTGCTCCGCCGCCCGGAGGACCGCCGTATCCTGATGGTGATTTCCGACGGCGCGCCGGTCGACGACAGCACGCTCAGCGTGAACAGCGCCGGCTATCTCGAAGCGCACCTGCGCAAGGTTATCGAATGGATCGAGAAGCAGTCACCCGTGCAACTCGCCGCCATCGGCATCGGCCACGATGTGACGCGCTACTACAGGCGCTCGGTAACGATCATGGACGTCGAGCAACTCGGCGGCACGATCATCGAGCAGCTGGCGGATCTGTTCGAGGTGGAGAAATAG
- a CDS encoding MAPEG family protein, whose amino-acid sequence MGFILPTTLALAAAAALTNIWLSIRIAALRRAHAISVGDGGNEALSRRMRAQLNFAENTPLVLVLVAAIELTAKGGVWLPWVALAYALGRVLHGFGMDGGGLQWGRMVGTIVTLLVQLGLGIFAALIAMRII is encoded by the coding sequence ATGGGCTTCATCCTGCCAACGACGCTTGCGCTGGCCGCAGCAGCTGCGCTGACCAATATCTGGCTGTCGATCCGCATCGCCGCATTGCGGCGCGCCCACGCGATTTCCGTCGGCGATGGCGGGAACGAGGCCCTGTCGCGGCGCATGCGGGCCCAACTCAATTTCGCGGAGAACACCCCGCTGGTCCTGGTGCTGGTCGCCGCGATCGAACTGACCGCGAAGGGCGGCGTCTGGTTGCCCTGGGTCGCGCTCGCCTATGCGCTGGGACGCGTATTGCACGGTTTCGGCATGGATGGCGGCGGACTGCAATGGGGCCGGATGGTCGGTACGATCGTCACGCTGCTGGTGCAGCTGGGCCTCGGCATCTTCGCCGCGCTGATCGCGATGCGGATTATTTGA
- a CDS encoding S24 family peptidase translates to MPNASFDNPASDPRGRLLQLAEERDASLSSLSAFIGRNASYLQQFIRKGSPKKLEEGDRRKLAEFFGVHESELGGAEEKSYASFAALRDDDFIAVPRLPVSVAAGPGQFAAGETPFDNFGFSGRWLRDNGLDPKMLSAVTVEGDSMEPLLRAGDEVLVDRTPRPFRDGVHVVRMGDTLLIKRIASPGKGRLTLLSQNLSYPPVEVSMDEVEIIGRVVWKSGRI, encoded by the coding sequence ATGCCCAACGCATCCTTTGATAATCCGGCCTCCGATCCGCGGGGTCGCCTGCTCCAGCTGGCGGAGGAGCGGGACGCGAGCCTGTCCTCACTTTCTGCCTTTATCGGTCGTAATGCCAGTTACTTGCAGCAATTCATACGGAAGGGCAGCCCGAAGAAGCTGGAGGAGGGCGACCGCCGAAAACTGGCGGAATTCTTCGGCGTGCACGAATCGGAGCTGGGCGGGGCAGAGGAAAAATCCTATGCATCCTTCGCGGCGCTGCGGGACGACGATTTCATCGCGGTCCCGCGCCTGCCGGTCAGCGTGGCGGCCGGGCCGGGGCAATTCGCAGCCGGCGAGACCCCGTTCGACAATTTCGGGTTTTCCGGCCGCTGGCTGCGCGACAACGGCCTCGATCCCAAGATGCTGAGCGCGGTAACCGTCGAGGGCGACAGCATGGAGCCGCTGCTGCGCGCAGGGGACGAGGTCCTGGTCGACCGCACGCCGCGCCCTTTTCGCGATGGGGTCCATGTCGTGCGGATGGGCGACACGCTGCTGATCAAGCGGATCGCCAGTCCGGGCAAGGGGCGCCTGACCCTGCTGAGCCAGAACCTGAGCTATCCGCCGGTGGAGGTGTCGATGGACGAGGTCGAGATCATCGGCCGCGTCGTGTGGAAGAGCGGGCGGATCTGA
- the fsa gene encoding fructose-6-phosphate aldolase — MKFFADTAEIDAIRELEETGLLDGVTTNPSLIHKSGRDFIEVTKEICSITDGPVSAEVVALDHATMMKEADKLRAIADNVCIKVPLTIDGLKTCNALTRDGTMVNVTLCFSANQALLAAKAGATFISPFVGRHDDNGTNGMDLIRDIRQIYDNYAFDTEILVASVRHVGHVLDSALIGADVMTAPPKVIMALANHVLTDKGIEGFLKDWEATGQSIL, encoded by the coding sequence ATGAAATTCTTCGCCGACACCGCAGAAATCGACGCCATTCGCGAGCTGGAGGAAACCGGCCTGCTGGATGGGGTGACGACGAACCCGTCGCTGATCCACAAGTCGGGCCGCGACTTCATCGAGGTGACGAAGGAAATCTGTTCGATCACCGATGGGCCGGTCAGCGCCGAAGTGGTGGCTCTCGACCATGCGACCATGATGAAGGAAGCGGACAAGCTGCGCGCGATTGCGGACAATGTCTGCATCAAGGTTCCGCTGACGATCGACGGGCTGAAGACCTGCAATGCGCTCACCCGCGATGGCACGATGGTCAATGTGACGCTGTGCTTCTCGGCCAACCAGGCGCTGCTCGCGGCAAAGGCCGGGGCAACCTTCATTTCGCCGTTCGTCGGGCGGCACGACGATAACGGCACCAACGGAATGGACCTCATCCGCGACATTCGCCAGATCTACGACAATTACGCCTTCGACACCGAAATCCTCGTCGCCAGCGTGCGCCATGTCGGCCATGTCCTCGACAGCGCGCTGATCGGGGCCGACGTGATGACCGCGCCGCCCAAGGTGATCATGGCGCTCGCCAATCATGTCCTGACGGACAAGGGGATCGAGGGCTTCCTGAAGGACTGGGAAGCGACGGGGCAGAGCATCCTGTAA
- a CDS encoding DUF4197 domain-containing protein, with protein MTELLTKTTGRRAFLGGIGVASGGLLMSGCTTGLGGFGMVDAVRRLLFLSSEQAFARLTAPGGYWDDQVAQIGLGNLLGARGDVLSNILTSALFKSRLEREFAGFALEASDRAAPIVLDTVRTIGFQNAIDLVRGGPSAATSYLRGNTGTRLIDAMVPELGDAMRVASDPLVGQAIAALSGVDIGGVATRVANGIDDAIWGEIGREEAAIRANPQATRDPLIIGVFGAADRLL; from the coding sequence ATGACCGAGCTTTTGACGAAAACCACCGGACGCCGTGCCTTTCTGGGCGGAATCGGCGTCGCATCGGGCGGCCTGCTGATGTCCGGCTGCACCACCGGGCTGGGCGGGTTCGGCATGGTCGACGCGGTGCGCCGCCTGCTGTTCCTTTCCAGCGAGCAGGCCTTCGCCCGCCTGACCGCGCCGGGCGGGTACTGGGACGATCAGGTCGCGCAGATCGGGCTTGGCAATCTGCTGGGCGCACGCGGCGACGTTCTGTCGAACATCCTGACCTCCGCCCTCTTCAAGTCGCGGCTGGAACGCGAATTTGCAGGCTTCGCGCTCGAGGCGAGCGACCGGGCGGCGCCCATCGTGCTCGATACCGTGCGCACGATCGGGTTCCAGAACGCGATCGACCTTGTGCGCGGCGGACCCAGCGCGGCGACGTCCTACCTGCGCGGGAATACGGGAACGCGCCTGATCGATGCGATGGTGCCCGAACTGGGCGATGCAATGCGCGTCGCCAGCGATCCGCTGGTGGGGCAGGCGATTGCCGCCCTGTCCGGCGTCGATATCGGCGGCGTGGCGACCCGCGTCGCCAATGGCATCGACGATGCGATCTGGGGCGAGATCGGGCGCGAGGAAGCGGCCATCCGCGCCAATCCGCAGGCGACCCGCGATCCGCTGATCATCGGCGTGTTCGGCGCGGCGGACCGCCTGCTGTGA
- a CDS encoding MBL fold metallo-hydrolase produces MKAGIIPVTPLQQNCSLIWCTATNKGALVDPGGDLDKLKAGVAKSGVELEKILITHGHMDHCGEAGVLAKELGLPIEGPHEADRFWIARLEEDGARYGMNSQVFEPDRWLVDGDTVTVGDLTLEVIHCPGHTPGHVVFFHRPSKFAVVGDVIFQGSIGRTDFPMGNHQDLIDAITQKLWPLGDDVTFIPGHGPTSTFGQERKTNAFVSDAALS; encoded by the coding sequence ATGAAGGCGGGCATCATTCCCGTGACCCCGCTCCAGCAGAATTGCTCGCTGATCTGGTGTACCGCCACGAACAAGGGCGCGCTGGTCGATCCCGGCGGCGATTTGGACAAGCTGAAGGCAGGCGTGGCGAAATCCGGCGTCGAGCTGGAGAAGATCCTCATCACCCATGGCCACATGGACCATTGCGGCGAAGCGGGCGTGCTTGCGAAGGAACTGGGCCTGCCGATCGAGGGCCCGCACGAGGCTGACCGGTTCTGGATCGCGCGTCTGGAGGAAGACGGTGCGCGCTACGGCATGAATTCGCAGGTCTTCGAACCCGATCGCTGGCTGGTCGATGGCGACACCGTGACGGTCGGCGACCTGACGCTGGAGGTCATCCATTGCCCCGGTCACACGCCGGGCCACGTGGTCTTCTTCCACCGGCCGAGCAAGTTCGCAGTGGTGGGTGACGTGATCTTCCAGGGCAGCATCGGGCGCACCGATTTCCCAATGGGCAATCACCAGGACCTGATCGATGCCATCACGCAGAAGCTGTGGCCGCTGGGCGACGATGTAACCTTCATCCCCGGCCACGGCCCGACCAGCACGTTCGGTCAGGAACGCAAGACCAACGCCTTCGTCAGCGACGCCGCCCTGTCGTAA
- the cysS gene encoding cysteine--tRNA ligase yields MTTPPLKLFNSLTRQVEEFTPIHAGEARVYSCGPTVYNYQHVGNMRAYVFADTLGRTLSWAGYDLTHVVNITDVGHLTSDADAGDDKMEKAAASAGKSAWDIAAYYQRVFEDDLARLNIRKLQHPKATDYVEAMIEWGKGIEDKHCYRLESGLYFDVTTVPEYGRLARAVTEEGEARIESVEGKRNAADFAIWRSTSPGEDRQMEWDSPWGRGAPGWHIECSVMSAELLGHPFDIHTGGIDHREIHHPNEIAQNQAHNCSEKSGANIWMHNNFLVDRRGKMSKSTGDFLTLQALVDRGYHPLAYRMLCLQAHYRSELEFTWEGLGAALVRLKRLVMGLRQAQDQWSQEAGLAPPPPTRADGLRAQVTHPKLAPLLEKFENALADDLNTAIALTALEEVLATRKVPKDQKSILALGMMWPLGLMIFPREELRLRPAGAQVTEAEIEAELVRRKEARAAKDFALSDAIRDDLATKGVEVMDGDPLGWDWKLEHFA; encoded by the coding sequence ATGACCACGCCCCCGCTCAAACTGTTCAACTCGCTCACCCGGCAGGTGGAGGAATTCACCCCGATCCACGCAGGCGAGGCGCGCGTCTATAGCTGCGGGCCGACGGTCTATAATTACCAGCATGTCGGCAACATGCGCGCCTATGTCTTCGCCGATACGCTGGGCCGCACGCTGAGCTGGGCGGGCTACGACCTCACCCATGTCGTCAACATCACCGATGTCGGCCATCTGACGAGCGACGCCGATGCGGGCGACGACAAGATGGAGAAGGCCGCCGCCAGCGCAGGGAAAAGCGCGTGGGACATCGCGGCCTATTACCAGCGCGTGTTCGAGGACGATCTGGCGCGGCTTAACATTCGCAAGCTGCAGCATCCCAAGGCCACCGATTACGTCGAGGCGATGATCGAGTGGGGCAAGGGGATCGAGGACAAGCACTGCTATCGCCTCGAAAGCGGGCTTTATTTCGACGTGACCACCGTGCCGGAATACGGGCGATTGGCGCGCGCCGTCACCGAAGAGGGGGAAGCGCGGATCGAGAGCGTCGAGGGCAAACGCAACGCCGCCGACTTCGCCATCTGGCGCTCCACCTCGCCGGGTGAGGATCGACAGATGGAATGGGACAGCCCGTGGGGCCGCGGCGCGCCGGGTTGGCATATCGAATGCAGCGTGATGAGTGCCGAACTGCTGGGCCATCCATTCGATATCCATACCGGCGGGATCGACCACCGCGAGATCCACCATCCGAACGAGATTGCCCAGAACCAGGCGCATAATTGCAGCGAGAAATCGGGTGCAAATATCTGGATGCACAACAATTTCCTCGTCGACCGACGGGGCAAGATGTCGAAGTCGACCGGCGACTTCCTGACGCTGCAGGCACTGGTCGATCGCGGTTATCACCCGCTCGCCTACCGGATGCTGTGCCTGCAGGCGCATTACCGCAGCGAGCTGGAGTTTACCTGGGAGGGTTTGGGCGCGGCGCTGGTGCGGCTGAAGCGGCTGGTCATGGGTCTGAGGCAAGCACAGGACCAGTGGTCGCAGGAAGCAGGCCTTGCTCCGCCGCCGCCGACGCGCGCCGACGGTTTGCGCGCGCAAGTCACCCACCCGAAGCTGGCACCGCTGCTCGAGAAGTTCGAGAACGCGCTGGCGGACGATCTCAATACCGCCATCGCCCTGACCGCGCTGGAAGAGGTGCTGGCGACCAGGAAAGTGCCCAAGGACCAGAAGAGCATCCTGGCACTTGGCATGATGTGGCCGCTGGGCCTGATGATCTTCCCGCGCGAGGAATTGCGCCTGCGGCCGGCAGGCGCGCAAGTGACCGAAGCCGAGATCGAAGCCGAACTCGTCCGCCGCAAGGAAGCGCGCGCCGCGAAAGACTTCGCGCTGTCCGACGCCATACGCGACGACCTCGCCACGAAGGGCGTCGAGGTCATGGACGGCGACCCGCTCGGCTGGGACTGGAAACTGGAGCATTTCGCATGA
- a CDS encoding nitroreductase, with protein sequence MNVTEAVTTRRSIRAFTDQPVEYETIRRVMDTARWAASGCNYQPWEATILTGEPLAELRGILGEAPMGQAEYDWTAPGQVEEYKQRLNAVSKGMFGALGIARDDHAGRQEAMLRNRDSWDSPALLLCYFPRLMKEAQWSDTGMWLQTVALLLREEGLDCCFQEFMALYAMPICDFLGLDHEKTMFFCGMAIGYRDPDAPVNNFERERVTLDEQVKFLGWD encoded by the coding sequence ATGAACGTCACCGAAGCCGTCACCACCCGCCGCTCGATCCGCGCCTTTACCGACCAGCCGGTCGAGTACGAGACCATCCGCCGCGTCATGGACACGGCGCGCTGGGCGGCTTCGGGGTGCAATTACCAGCCGTGGGAGGCGACGATCCTGACCGGCGAGCCGCTGGCAGAACTGCGCGGCATCCTGGGCGAGGCGCCGATGGGGCAGGCGGAATACGACTGGACCGCGCCGGGGCAGGTAGAGGAATACAAACAGCGGCTCAATGCGGTCTCGAAGGGCATGTTCGGCGCGCTCGGCATTGCGCGCGACGACCATGCCGGGCGGCAGGAGGCGATGCTGCGCAATCGCGACAGCTGGGACAGCCCGGCGCTTCTGCTGTGCTATTTCCCGCGCCTGATGAAGGAGGCGCAGTGGTCGGACACCGGCATGTGGCTCCAGACCGTTGCCCTGCTGCTGCGCGAGGAAGGGCTCGATTGCTGCTTCCAGGAGTTCATGGCGCTCTACGCAATGCCGATCTGCGATTTCCTCGGCCTCGACCACGAGAAGACCATGTTCTTCTGCGGCATGGCCATCGGCTACCGCGACCCGGACGCCCCGGTGAACAATTTCGAGCGTGAGCGCGTTACGCTGGACGAGCAGGTGAAGTTTCTCGGCTGGGATTGA
- a CDS encoding primosomal protein N', whose amino-acid sequence MNRVRLLVFNAALSVLDYRVPEGIRVGPGSVVVAPLGPRQILGVVWEEDALPSQSVPDAKLRPLLDVVPVPPLRPELRRLIEWTADYYCAPMSSVARMVLSSGGALRGPATMTEYRLTGGMPERMTPQRERAMERLEGEQATIRELAEMAGVSDGVLRGLVSQGVLEPVEVDIDRPYPRANADFAEPVLSPDQQEVAGDIVEAVEARQFAPILLDGVTGSGKTETYFEPVAAALRADRQVLVLLPEIALTEAFLRRFEDRFGAPPVVWHSSLKSTERRRAWRAISTGEAQVVVGARSALFLPYANLGLVVVDEAHEVSFKQDDGVRYNARDVAVMRGHFEQIPVVLASATPALESLQMAESGIYRKLELPSRFGGAELPDIQLLDLTQEKPERGRWLAPRLADAVADRLEKGEQSLLFLNRRGYAPLTLCRNCGYRFQCPNCSAWLVEHRFTQRLACHHCGHDTAPPETCPDCGEPDCMVACGPGVERIADEVREILPEARVALVTSDTLGSPERAAEFVAQAESGAIDVIVGTQLVTKGFHFPELTLVGVVDADLGLEGGDLRAAERTYQQVAQVAGRAGRGAKPGEVIIQTRHPDAPVIAALEAGDRDAFYAAETDARRHAGAPPFGRWAAIIISSEDEKEAREAAQAIGHARPDLPDVAILGPAPAPMALLRGRYRYRLLVNARRSANVQKAIRGWLDPLDLPRGVRVSVDIDPYSFV is encoded by the coding sequence ATGAACCGCGTCCGCCTTCTTGTCTTCAACGCCGCGCTGAGCGTCCTCGATTACCGTGTGCCCGAGGGGATCCGGGTCGGGCCGGGCAGCGTCGTGGTCGCCCCGCTCGGTCCGCGCCAGATCCTGGGCGTGGTCTGGGAAGAGGACGCTCTGCCATCGCAGTCCGTTCCCGATGCGAAGTTGCGGCCGCTGCTGGACGTCGTGCCGGTCCCGCCGCTTCGCCCGGAACTCAGGCGCCTGATCGAGTGGACGGCGGATTATTACTGTGCCCCGATGAGCTCGGTCGCGCGCATGGTCCTGTCCAGCGGCGGCGCGCTGCGCGGCCCTGCGACAATGACCGAATACCGGCTGACGGGGGGAATGCCCGAACGCATGACGCCGCAACGCGAACGGGCGATGGAGCGGCTGGAAGGCGAACAGGCGACGATTCGCGAACTGGCCGAGATGGCAGGCGTGTCCGACGGCGTATTGCGCGGCCTCGTGAGCCAGGGGGTGCTGGAGCCGGTGGAGGTCGATATCGACCGCCCCTATCCCCGTGCCAACGCAGACTTTGCCGAACCGGTGCTGTCCCCCGACCAGCAGGAAGTGGCGGGAGACATCGTGGAGGCTGTCGAGGCGCGGCAATTCGCGCCCATCCTGCTCGACGGGGTGACCGGATCGGGCAAGACAGAAACCTATTTCGAACCGGTCGCCGCGGCCCTGCGCGCCGATCGGCAGGTGCTGGTCCTTCTGCCCGAAATCGCGCTGACCGAGGCGTTCCTGCGCCGGTTCGAGGACCGCTTCGGCGCCCCGCCCGTCGTGTGGCATTCCAGCCTGAAATCGACCGAGCGCAGGCGGGCTTGGCGCGCCATCAGCACGGGCGAGGCGCAGGTGGTGGTCGGCGCACGCTCCGCCCTGTTCCTGCCCTACGCCAATCTGGGGCTGGTCGTCGTGGACGAGGCGCACGAAGTCAGCTTCAAGCAGGATGACGGTGTGCGCTACAATGCCCGCGATGTCGCCGTCATGCGGGGGCATTTCGAACAGATCCCCGTGGTGCTGGCCAGCGCCACCCCGGCGCTGGAAAGCCTGCAGATGGCGGAGAGCGGCATCTACCGGAAGCTGGAGCTGCCGAGCCGTTTCGGCGGGGCGGAACTGCCCGACATCCAGCTCCTCGACCTGACGCAGGAAAAGCCCGAACGCGGCCGCTGGCTTGCCCCCCGCCTCGCCGATGCGGTGGCCGATCGGCTGGAGAAAGGGGAGCAATCGCTGCTGTTCCTCAACCGGCGCGGCTACGCGCCGCTGACGCTGTGCCGCAACTGCGGATATCGCTTCCAGTGCCCCAATTGCAGCGCCTGGCTGGTCGAGCACCGTTTTACCCAGCGCCTCGCCTGCCATCATTGCGGCCACGATACCGCCCCGCCCGAAACCTGCCCCGATTGCGGCGAGCCCGATTGCATGGTCGCCTGCGGGCCGGGGGTCGAGCGGATCGCCGACGAGGTACGCGAAATCTTGCCCGAAGCGCGCGTCGCGCTCGTCACCAGCGATACGCTCGGCAGCCCTGAACGCGCGGCGGAATTCGTGGCGCAGGCGGAGAGCGGCGCGATCGACGTCATTGTCGGCACGCAGCTGGTGACCAAGGGCTTCCACTTCCCCGAACTGACGCTGGTCGGCGTGGTCGACGCGGACCTCGGGCTGGAAGGCGGCGATTTGCGCGCGGCGGAGCGCACCTACCAGCAGGTCGCGCAGGTCGCGGGGCGTGCCGGACGCGGAGCGAAACCGGGCGAGGTGATCATTCAGACCCGCCACCCCGATGCGCCGGTCATCGCCGCGCTGGAAGCGGGCGACCGCGATGCCTTCTACGCGGCGGAAACCGATGCCCGCCGCCATGCAGGCGCCCCGCCCTTCGGACGCTGGGCGGCGATCATCATTTCCAGCGAGGACGAGAAGGAAGCGCGCGAGGCGGCGCAGGCCATCGGCCATGCAAGGCCCGACCTGCCAGATGTCGCCATCCTCGGCCCCGCGCCTGCTCCGATGGCGCTGCTGCGTGGCCGCTACCGCTACCGCCTGCTGGTCAATGCACGGCGTTCCGCCAATGTGCAGAAGGCCATTCGCGGCTGGCTGGACCCGCTGGACTTGCCCCGCGGCGTGCGCGTAAGCGTCGACATCGATCCCTATAGCTTCGTTTGA
- a CDS encoding D-2-hydroxyacid dehydrogenase: protein MTTALLSALIRPMLEARLPDWVEPHWFASKEEALEKAPLAEIGWFDLNEKEPMAAIAKAATKLKWLNSIYAGLDFMPLGALQERGVVVTNGVGINAITIAEYVVMMMLAHAKGYRKVVRAQDRYEWLLDSPGKRELAGERVLLLGMGAIGSLVKTRLEAFDMEVVPVRRSGADGALTPEEWRGRLGEFDWVILAVPATDETRGMIGADELGAMKDTAVLVNVARGDVVDQDALVSALDAKSIEAALLDVTTPEPLPQDHPLWSLENAQVTMHLSGRAQTKMFQRSVDRFVLNLERWHRGEPVEPRMDLALGY from the coding sequence ATGACCACCGCCCTCCTGTCCGCCCTCATTCGCCCGATGCTGGAGGCGCGGCTGCCCGACTGGGTGGAGCCGCACTGGTTCGCCTCGAAGGAGGAAGCGCTGGAGAAGGCGCCGCTGGCGGAAATCGGCTGGTTCGATCTTAACGAGAAGGAGCCGATGGCGGCGATCGCGAAGGCTGCGACGAAGCTGAAATGGCTCAATTCGATCTATGCCGGGCTCGATTTCATGCCGCTTGGCGCGTTGCAGGAGCGCGGCGTCGTCGTGACCAACGGGGTCGGCATCAATGCCATTACCATCGCCGAATACGTGGTCATGATGATGCTCGCCCATGCCAAGGGCTACCGCAAGGTCGTGCGCGCGCAGGACCGGTACGAATGGCTGCTCGACAGCCCGGGCAAGCGCGAACTGGCGGGCGAGCGGGTCCTGCTGCTCGGCATGGGGGCCATCGGCAGCCTCGTGAAAACGCGGCTGGAGGCGTTCGACATGGAGGTCGTGCCCGTGCGCCGCTCCGGCGCGGACGGCGCATTGACGCCCGAGGAATGGCGCGGGCGGCTTGGCGAATTCGACTGGGTCATTCTGGCCGTGCCCGCCACCGACGAGACGCGCGGCATGATCGGCGCGGACGAGCTTGGCGCGATGAAGGACACGGCCGTGCTGGTGAATGTCGCGCGCGGGGATGTCGTCGACCAGGATGCGCTGGTGTCAGCGCTGGACGCGAAGAGCATCGAGGCGGCCCTCCTCGACGTGACCACGCCCGAACCGCTGCCGCAGGATCATCCGCTGTGGTCGCTGGAGAACGCGCAGGTCACCATGCATCTGTCGGGCCGGGCGCAGACGAAGATGTTCCAGCGCAGCGTCGACCGGTTCGTCCTGAACCTGGAGCGGTGGCACCGGGGCGAACCGGTCGAGCCGCGCATGGACCTCGCACTCGGCTATTGA